One segment of Drosophila ananassae strain 14024-0371.13 chromosome 3R, ASM1763931v2, whole genome shotgun sequence DNA contains the following:
- the LOC6498172 gene encoding myosin heavy chain, muscle isoform X32, with translation MPKPAPNLEDEDPTPYLFVSLEQRRIDQSKPYDSKKNCWVPDEKEGYLLGEIKATKGDIVSVGLPGGETRDFKKDQLQQVNPPKYEKAEDMSNLTYLNDASVLHNLRQRYYNKLIYTYSGLFCVAINPYKRYPVYTNRCAKMYRGKRRNEVPPHIFAISDGAYVDMLTNHVNQSMLITGESGAGKTENTKKVIAYFATVGASTKKDESQKNKGSLEDQVVQTNPVLEAFGNAKTVRNDNSSRFGKFIRIHFGPTGKLAGADIETYLLEKARVISQQSLERSYHIFYQIMSGSVAGVKDMCFLSDNIYDYYNVSQGKVTVPNMDDGEEFQLADQAFDILGFTKQEKEDVYRITAAVMHMGGMKFKQRGREEQAEQDGEEEGGRVSKLFGCDTAELYKNLLKPRIKVGNEFVTQGRNVQQVTNSIGALCKGVFDRLFKWLVKKCNETLDTQQKRQHFIGVLDIAGFEIFDYNGFEQLCINFTNEKLQQFFNHHMFVLEQEEYKREGIDWAFIDFGMDLLACIDLIEKPMGILSILEEESMFPKATDQTFSEKLTNTHLGKSAPFQKPKPPKPGQQAAHFAIGHYAGVVAYNITGWLEKNKDPLNDTVVDQFKKSQNKLLIEIFADHAGQSGGGEQAKGGRGKKGGGFATVSSAYKEQLNSLMTTLRSTQPHFVRCIIPNEMKQPGLVDAHLVMHQLTCNGVLEGIRICRKGFPNRMVYPDFKMRYQILNPAGIAGVEDPKKCGALILESTTLDPDMYRIGHTKVFFRAGVLGQMEEFRDERLGKIMSWMQAWARGYLSRKGFKKLQEQRVALKVVQRNLRKYLQLRTWPWYKLWQKVKPLLNVSRIEDEIARLEEKAKKAEELHAAEVKVRKELEALNAKLLAEKTALLDSLSGEKGQLQDFQERNAKLTAQKNDLENQLRDIQERLTQEEDARNQLFQQKKKADQEISGLKKDIEDLELNVQKAEQDKATKDHQIRNLNDEIAHQDELINKLNKEKKMQGESNQKTGEELQAAEDKINHLNKVKAKLEQTLDELEDSLEREKKVRGDVEKSKRKVEGDLKLTQEAVADLERNKKELEQTIQRKDKELCSITAKLEDEQVVVGKHQRQIKELQARIEELEEEVEAERQARAKAEKQRADLARELEELGERLEEAGGATSAQIELNKKREAELSKLRRDLEEANIQHESTLANLRKKHNDAVAEMAEQVDQLNKLKAKAEHDRQTCHNELNQTRTACDQLGRDKAAQEKIAKQLQHTLNEVQSKLDETNRTLNDFDASKKKLSIENSDLLRQLEEAESQVSQLSKIKISLTTQLEDTKRLADEESRERATLLGKFRNLEHDLDNLREQVEEEAEGKADLQRQLSKANAEAQVWRSKYESDGVARSEELEEAKRKLQARLAEAEETIESLNQKCIGLEKTKQRLSTEVEDLQLEVDRANAIANAAEKKQKAFDKIIGEWKLKVDDLAAELDASQKECRNYSTELFRLKGAYEEGQEQLEAVRRENKNLADEVKDLLDQIGEGGRNIHEIEKARKRLEAEKDELQAALEEAEAALEQEENKVLRAQLELSQVRQEIDRRIQEKEEEFENTRKNHQRALDSMQASLEAEAKGKAEALRMKKKLEADINELEIALDHANKANAEAQKNIKRYQQQLKDIQTALEEEQRARDDAREQLGISERRANALQNELEESRTLLEQADRGRRQAEQELADAHEQLNEVSAQNASISAAKRKLESELQTLHSDLDELLNEAKNSEEKAKKAMVDAARLADELRAEQDHAQTQEKLRKALEQQIKELQVRLDEAEANALKGGKKAIQKLEQRVRELENELDGEQRRHADAQKNLRKSERRIKELSFQSEEDRKNHERMQDLVDKLQQKIKTYKRQIEEAEEIAALNLAKFRKAQQELEEAEERADLAEQAISKFRAKGRAGSVGRGASPAI, from the exons ATGCCGAAGCCAGCTCCAAATCTTGAGGATGAGGATCCCACCCCATACCTGTTCGTGTCTTTGGAACAGAGACGTATCGATCAATCGAAACCCTATGACTCCAAGAAGAACTGTTGGGTCCCCGACGAGAAGGAGGGTTATCTCCTTGGTGAGATCAAGGCCACCAAGGGCGATATCGTCTCCGTCGGCTTGCCTGGTGGAGAG acACGAGACTTCAAGAAAGATCAGCTCCAGCAAGTGAACCCTCCAAAATACGAAAAAGCTGAGGATATGTCCAACTTGACATACCTTAACGATGCCTCTGTGCTCCATAACTTGAGACAGAGATACTACAACAAGCTCATCTAC ACCTACTCTGGTCTTTTCTGCGTTGCCATCAATCCTTACAAGCGCTACCCCGTATATACCAACCGTTGCGCTAAGATGTACCGTGGCAAGCGCCGTAATGAGGTGCCACCCCATATTTTCGCCATCTCTGACGGTGCCTACGTCGACATGTTGACCAACCACGTGAATCAATCTATGTTGATCACCGGTGAGTCTGGTGCCGGAAAGACTGAGAACACCAAGAAGGTCATTGCGTACTTCGCCACTGTTGGCGCTTCCACCAAGAAGGATGAATCGCAGAAGAACAAGGGTTCCCTGGAAGATCAGGTTGTGCAGACTAACCCTGTGCTTGAGGCTTTCGGTAACGCCAAGACCGTGCGTAACGATAACTCCTCTCGTTTC GGTAAATTCATCCGTATCCACTTCGGACCTACTGGTAAACTGGCTGGTGCTGATATTGAGACCT ATCTGCTGGAGAAGGCCCGTGTCATCTCCCAGCAGTCCCTGGAGCGTTCCTACCACATCTTCTACCAGATCATGTCTGGCTCCGTTGCCGGTGTTAAAG ACATGTGCTTCCTCTCCGATAACATTTACGACTACTATAACGTATCCCAGGGTAAAGTCACTGTACCCAACATGGATGACGGTGAGGAATTCCAGCTTGCAGAT CAAGCCTTCGACATTCTGGGCTTCACCAAGCAGGAGAAGGAGGATGTGTACAGGATCACCGCCGCTGTCATGCACATGGGTGGCATGAAGTTCAAGCAACGTGGTCGCGAGGAGCAGGCTGAGCAGGACGGTGAGGAGGAGGGTGGCCGTGTGTCTAAGCTGTTCGGCTGCGACACCGCTGAGCTGTACAAGAACTTGCTCAAGCCCCGCATCAAGGTCGGTAACGAGTTCGTCACCCAGGGCCGTAACGTCCAGCAGGTCACCAACTCGATCGGTGCCCTCTGCAAGGGTGTCTTCGATCGTCTGTTCAAGTGGCTGGTCAAGAAGTGTAACGAGACTCTGGATACCCAGCAGAAGCGTCAGCACTTCATTGGTGTACTGGATATTGCTGGTTTTGAAATCTTCGAC TACAACGGTTTCGAGCAACTGTGTATTAACTTCACCAACGAGAAGTTGCAACAATTCTTCAACCATCACATGTTCGTTTTGGAGCAAGAAGAATACAAGAGGGAAGGTATCGATTGGGCCTTCATCGATTTCGGTATGGACTTGTTGGCCTGTATCGATCTGATTGAAAAG CCTATGGGTATCCTGTCCATCCTTGAAGAAGAGTCTATGTTCCCCAAGGCCACCGATCAGACCTTCTCGGAGAAGCTGACCAACACCCATTTGGGCAAGTCGGCTCCATTCCAGAAGCCCAAGCCCCCAAAGCCCGGCCAGCAGGCTGCCCACTTTGCCATCGGCCATTATGCTGGTGTTGTCGCTTACAACATCACCGGTTGGTTGGAGAAGAACAAGGATCCTCTGAACGACACTGTTGTCGACCAGTTCAAGAAGTCTCAGAACAAGCTGCTGATCGAAATCTTCGCCGATCACGCCGGACAGTCGGGCGGCGGTGAACAGGCCAAGGGAGGTCGTGGCAAGAAGGGTGGTGGCTTCGCCACTGTGTCCTCTGCCTACAAGGAGCAGTTGAACAGCTTGATGACCACTCTGCGCTCCACTCAGCCTCACTTCGTCCGTTGCATCATTCCCAACGAGATGAAGCAGCCTGGACTTGTTGATGCCCACTTGGTTATGCACCAGCTGACCTGTAACGGTGTGCTTGAAGGTATCCGTATTTGCCGTAAGGGCTTCCCCAACAGGATGGTCTACCCTGACTTCAAGATGCG CTATCAAATTTTAAACCCAGCCGGCATTGCTGGTGTCGAGGATCCCAAGAAGTGTGGCGCGCTTATTTTGGAATCCACCACATTGGATCCCGACATGTACCGCATTGGACACACCAAG GTGTTCTTCCGTGCCGGTGTCCTGGGTCAGATGGAGGAGTTCCGTGATGAGCGTCTGGGCAAGATCATGTCCTGGATGCAGGCCTGGGCTCGTGGTTACCTGTCCCGCAAGGGCTTCAAGAAGCTCCAGGAACAGCGCGTCGCCCTCAAGGTTGTCCAGCGCAATCTGCGCAAGTACCTGCAGCTCCGCACCTGGCCATGGTACAAACTGTGGCAGAAGGTCAAGCCCCTCCTCAACGTCAGCCGTATCGAGGATGAGATTGCC CGTCTGGAGGAGAAGGCCAAGAAGGCTGAGGAACTGCATGCCGCTGAAGTGAAAGTACGCAAGGAGCTGGAGGCCCTCAACGCCAAGCTGTTGGCTGAGAAGACCGCCCTGCTGGACTCTCTGTCCGGTGAGAAGGGCCAGCTGCAGGACTTCCAGGAGCGCAACGCCAAGTTGACCGCCCAGAAGAACGACCTCGAGAACCAGCTGCGC GACATCCAAGAGCGCCTGACTCAGGAGGAAGATGCCCGCAACCAGCTGTTCCAGCAGAAGAAGAAGGCCGACCAGGAGATCTCTGGCCTGAAGAAGGACATCGAGGATCTGGAGCTGAATGTCCAGAAGGCCGAGCAGGACAAGGCCACCAAGGATCACCAGATCCGCAACTTGAACGACGAGATCGCCCACCAGGATGAGCTCATCAACAAGCTGAACAAGGAGAAGAAGATGCAGGGCGAGTCCAACCAGAAGACTGGTGAGGAACTGCAGGCCGCCGAGGACAAGATCAACCACTTGAACAAGGTTAAGGCCAAGCTCGAGCAGACCCTCGACGAGCTCGAGGATTCTCTGGAGCGTGAGAAGAAGGTGCGCGGTGATGTTGAGAAGTCCAAGCGCAAGGTTGAGGGAGACCTCAAGCTCACCCAGGAGGCTGTTGCCGATCTGGAGCGCAACAAGAAGGAATTGGAGCAGACCATCCAGCGCAAGGACAAGGAACTGTGCTCCATCACCGCCAAGCTCGAGGATGAGCAGGTTGTGGTTGGCAAGCACCAGCGCCAGATCAAGGAACTGCAGGCCCGCATCGAGGAGCTCGAGGAGGAGGTTGAGGCTGAGCGCCAGGCCCGCGCCAAGGCTGAGAAGCAGCGCGCCGATCTGGCCCGTGAGCTTGAGGAATTGGGCGAGCGTCTGGAGGAGGCTGGCGGTGCCACCTCTGCCCAGATTGAGCTCAACAAGAAGCGTGAGGCTGAGCTCAGCAAGCTCCGTCGCGATCTTGAGGAGGCCAACATCCAGCACGAGTCCACCCTGGCTAACCTGCGCAAGAAGCACAACGATGCCGTCGCCGAGATGGCCGAGCAGGTTGATCAGCTCAACAAGCTGAAGGCTAA GGCCGAGCACGATCGCCAGACTTGCCACAACGAGCTGAATCAGACTCGTACCGCCTGCGATCAGCTGGGTCGCGATAAG gCTGCCCAGGAGAAGATCGCCAAGCAGCTGCAGCACACCCTCAACGAAGTCCAGTCCAAATTGGATGAGACCAACAGGACTCTGAACGACTTCGATgccagcaagaagaagctgtCCATTGAGAACTCCGATCTGCTCCgccagctggaggaggccgAGTCCCAGGTGTCTCAGCTGTCCAAGATCAAGATCTCCCTGACCACCCAGCTTGAGGATACCAAGCGTCTGGCCGATGAGGAGTCCCGCGAGCGTGCTACCCTTCTGGGCAAGTTCCGCAACTTGGAGCACGACCTGGACAACCTGCGCGAACAGGTTGAGGAGGAGGCTGAGGGCAAGGCCGATCTGCAGCGCCAGCTGAGCAAGGCCAACGCTGAGGCCCAGGTCTGGCGTAGCAAGTACGAGTCCGATGGTGTTGCCCGCTCtgaggagctggaggaggccaAGAGGAAGCTGCAGGCCCGTCTCGCCGAGGCTGAGGAGACCATTGAGTCCCTTAACCAGAAGTGCATTGGCCTGGAGAAGACCAAGCAGCGCCTGTCCACCGAAGTGGAGGATCTCCAGCTGGAGGTCGACCGTGCCAACGCCATTGCCAACGCTGCCGAGAAGAAGCAGAAGGCCTTCGACAAGATCATCGGCGAATGGAAACTGAAGGTTGATGATCTGGCCGCTGAGCTTGATGCCTCCCAGAAGGAGTGCCGCAACTACTCCACCGAACTGTTCCGTCTGAAGGGTGCCTACGAGGAGGGCCAGGAGCAGCTGGAGGCTGTGCGTCGTGAGAACAAGAACTTGGCTGATGAGGTCAAGGATCTGCTCGACCAGATCGGTGAGGGTGGCCGCAACATCCATGAGATCGAGAAGGCCCGCAAGCGCCTGGAGGCTGAGAAGGACGAGCTCCAAGCCGCCCTTGAGGAGGCTGAGGCTGCTCTTGAGCAGGAGGAGAACAAGGTGCTGCGCGCCCAGCTGGAGCTGTCCCAGGTCCGCCAGGAAATCGATCGCCGCATccaggagaaggaggaggagttcGAGAACACCCGCAAGAACCACCAGCGCGCCCTCGACTCCATGCAGGCTTCCCTTGAGGCTGAGGCCAAGGGCAAGGCTGAGGCCCTGCGCATGAAGAAGAAGCTGGAGGCTGACATCAACGAGCTGGAGATTGCTCTGGATCATGCCAACAAG GCTAACGCCGAGGCCCAGAAGAACATCAAGCGTTACCAGCAACAGCTTAAGGACATCCAGACCGCTCTCGAGGAGGAGCAGCGCGCCCGCGACGATGCCCGCGAACAGCTGGGTATCTCCGAGCGTCGTGCCAACGCTCTCCAGAACGAACTGGAGGAGTCGCGCACTCTGCTGGAGCAGGCCGACCGTGGCCGTCGCCAGGCCGAACAGGAGCTGGCCGATGCCCACGAGCAGTTGAACGAGGTTTCCGCCCAGAACGCCTCCATCTCCGCTGCCAAGAGGAAGCTGGAGTCTGAGCTGCAGACCCTGCACTCCGACCTGGACGAACTCTTGAACGAGGCCAAGAACTCCGAGGAGAAGGCCAAGAAGGCTATGGTTGATGCCGCCCGCCTGGCTGATGAGCTCCGCGCTGAGCAGGATCATGCCCAGACCCAGGAGAAATTGAGGAAGGCTTTGGAGCAGCAGATCAAGGAGCTCCAGGTCCGTCTCGATGAAGCCGAGGCCAACGCCCTTAAGGGTGGCAAGAAGGCTATCCAGAAGTTGGAGCAGCGCGTCCGCGAGCTCGAGAACGAGCTGGATGGTGAGCAGAGGCGACATGCCGATGCCCAGAAGAACTTGCGCAAGTCTGAGCGCCGCATCAAGGAGCTGAGCTTCCAGTCTGAGGAGGACCGCAAGAACCACGAACGCATGCAGGATCTGGTCGATAAGCTGCAACAGAAGATCAAGACATACAAGAGGCAGATCGAGGAGGCTGAGGAAATCGCCGCCCTCAACTTGGCCAAATTCCGCAAGGCTCagcaggagctggaggaggccgAGGAGCGTGCCGATCTGGCCGAGCAGGCCATCAGCAAATTCCGCGCCAAGGGACGTGCCGGTTCTGTCGGTCGTGGTGCCAGCCCAGCG ATCTAA